The sequence CCATACCCGCAGCCAGCATCGTAACGATGATGGTCAGAATCTTTTTGATGTTAGCGTTCACAACTCGTCTTATTTAGAGGTCGATTTGGAGCCAGTGCCCCAGTGGCAGCCAGCCTTGGCAAACCTACAGCGGTATGGTTTCTTTTTGTTAGCAGTATCCCAAAGGATACCACTATCCTTGAGGATACCGGCCCGGTAATGGCGGCTGGGTATTATCTTTAGGGTATGAGCACACCAGTCGAAGCTACTGTGGCCGGTCAGGCTATTCCGCATTCCGAGCAAGCCTGTAACCAAAGCCTACAAGCCGTGCAGGATGCCCTGTATGTGCTGAATGGCAAATGGAAACTGCCAATTATTATTGCCCTGCGTTCGGGGCCCATCCGCTTTCGGGAGTTGCAGCGCGCTGTAACCGGCATCACGGCGAAAATACTCAGCAAGGAGCTGAAAGAGCTGGAAATGAATGAGTTTCTGACCCGCAACGTGTACCCAACCACGCCGGTAACGATTGAATACGAACTGACTCCCTATAGCGGTTCGCTCGAC comes from Fibrella aestuarina BUZ 2 and encodes:
- a CDS encoding winged helix-turn-helix transcriptional regulator gives rise to the protein MSTPVEATVAGQAIPHSEQACNQSLQAVQDALYVLNGKWKLPIIIALRSGPIRFRELQRAVTGITAKILSKELKELEMNEFLTRNVYPTTPVTIEYELTPYSGSLDTVIEALRAWGLQHRTRILKKEVQ